The stretch of DNA TCGGTGGAGCTCCGAGTGCAGCGGGCCCCGACCCGCCGATCTGCACCGCCGCGCCGAGGGCGACGGCGCCGAGCGGGATCGCGATGACGGCGACGATGGCGACCGCGACGACGATGCGGCGGCTCACACGGACTCCTCTCTCGAGAGACGAGGCGAATGCCGCGCGTTCGCGGCCGAGCGGAGGATAGCGGTTCGACGCTCGCCCGGCCGAGGCGTAGGCTGGTGGTCGACGCCGCCGTGCCGCGGACGATCACCACGAGGACCTCGCGAATGCCCGAACCGAAACCGCCGACTCCCGTGGAGGGCGCGCGCCCGAAGCGCCGGCGAACGCCCGCCGCCTCCGCCGCCTCCGCGGCTCCGACCAGGACGCCCAGGACGACCCCGATCGAGGCCGCGCCGCTCCAGACCACGCAGGCCGCACCCATGACCATCGAGCGGAGCGCGGTCCGCCGGCTCGACGCGGGATCCGTCACGGTCACCCAGGGTGCGGTCGGAGCCGCCCGTGTGGACGCACTCTCGATCGAGCAGGGCGCGATCGGGGCCGTGTTCGCCGGGCGGGCGGCGATCCATCAGAGCGGCGTCCGCGCCCTCATCGCCCGCGACGTCCACCTCGAGCAGGCGGGAGCCCAGACCATCCTGGCCGAGCACGTGACGATGGGTCGCGGGAGCGGTGCCCTCATCGTCATCGCCCGGCGGGTGGACGGTGAGATGCGGGCCGTCCTCGACTGGCGCGGCGGCCTGGCGCTCGGCGCGGCGCTCGGTCTCGTCCTTGCGATCCTGCGACCCGGACGGCGGTCCCGCCGCTGAGCCCGACCGTGCTCTGGGCGGCCGTCGGCCGACCTTCCGGGACCCTCCGGTATACTCGTCCATCGCCGTCGCTCACCGGCCCGGCCCACCATCCACGCAGAGGAGCCCGCGGATCCGTGATCGACCCCTCCGCGCGCGTCCACGCGACCGCGGACCTCGAGTCGGACGTGACCGTCGGGCCACGGACGAGCATCTGGCACCGCGCGGCGATCCGGTCGGGCGCGCGGATCGGCGCCGACTGCATCGTGGGTCGTGACGCGTTCATCGACGCGGGCGTCGTCCTCGGCGACCGCGTCAAGGTCCAGAACGCGGCGCTCGTGTACCACGGGGTGACGGTCGAGGATGCCGTTTTCATCGGGCCGAACGCGATCCTCACCAACGACCGCTACCCGCGCGCGGTGACGGCGGACGGGACCCTCGCCCGCGGCGACGACTGGGAGGTGAGCCCGATCGTCCTCCATCACGGCTGTTCGATCGGCGCGGGTGCGATCGTCGTCGCCGGGGTGGACGTCGGCCGATTCGCGACCGTGGGTGCCGGGGCGGTCGTCACCCGGACGGTCTCGGACCATGCCCTCGTCGCAGGGAATCCGGCCCGTCGACTCGGCTGGGTCTGTGCCTGCGGCGCCCGGCTTGCGGATCCGGACACCGGTTCCCCGGCCCCGCCCGCCCCCGATCCGGCCCACGACCTGGACTGCCCGGCTTGCGGACGCCGCTACCGATACCTTCCCGACGAGGACGGTCTGCGGGAGCGGCCGGTCCAAACCGAACAAGGAGTGCCAGCATGATCCCACCCGCCCGTCCGGACGTCGGCCCCGAGGAGGCGGCGGCCGTCGCCGAGGTCCTCTCGAGCGGGATGATCGCGATGGGCCGCCGGGTCGCGGAGCTCGAGGAGCGCTGGGCTGCGTACGTGGGGGTGAAGCACGCGATCGCGGTCTCGAACGGGACGATCGCCGAGATGTGCATCTTCGCCGGCCTCGGGCTCGGGCCCGGCGATGAGGTCATCACCGTCGGCCACACGTTCAATGCGACGGTCAGCTCCATCCTCTACACCGGCGCGACGCCCGTCTTCGTCGACATCGAGCCGGACACGTACCTCATCGACGCGTCGCGGATCGAGGCGGCGATCACGCCCCGCACCCGGGCCATCTGCCCGGTCCACCTGTTCGGCCTCGTCGCCGACATGGACATGATCATGGCCATCGCGGACCGCCACGGCATCGCGGTGGTCGAGGATGCGTGCCAGGCGCACGGGGCGACGTTCCGCGGGCGACGATCCGGCAGCTGGGGCCACGGCGCGTTCAGCCTCTACGCGACGAAGAACATGACCACCGGCGAGGGTGGCTTCGTCACCACGAACGACGATCGGCTCGCCGACTGGATCCGGCTCTACCGGAATCAGGGCATGCGCGAGCGCTACCACCACGAGATCCTCGGCTACAACTTCCGGCTCACGGACATCGGCGCGGCCATCGGCCTGGTCCAGTTCGGCAAGCTCGAGCGCAACACGGCGAAGCGGCAGGCGCTCGCGGCCCGCTACGACACGGCCTTCGCGGACCTGCCGATCCAGCTGCCGATCACCCCCGACGGCCGAACGCACATCTACCACCAGTACACGATCGGGGTGGGCCCGGCTCGCGACGTCGTCGTCGCCGATCTCGCCGCGGCCGGCGTCGGGGTCGGGATCTACTACCCGATCCCCGTCCATCGCCAGCCGTATGTCCTCGAGCTCGGGATCCAGGCGGACCTGCCGGTGACGGATCGCATCGCCGCCGGTTGCCTGAGCGTGCCGATGTATCCGGGGCTCACGGAAGACGAGGAGCGGACGGTCATCGCGGCCGTGCGCGCCGCCGTCGAGCGCCACGTGGGTCCGGCCCGGACGAATGCGGTCGCCGGCGAGTCGCGCGAGCGGGCGGGGACGCTCGCGCGGTGACCGCCTCCGGCGCATGGCGTCCGGCCGGCGAGCGGGAGCTGCGGCTCGGCCTCGCCGGCATCGGCTCGATGGGCCGCAACCACCTCCGGGTGGTCTCGGCACGGACGGACGTCCGGCTCACGGCCATCGCCGACCCGGCAACGGACGCGCTCGCGGCCGCCGCGGCCCAGACGGGGGCACAGCCGTTCGCCGAGCCGCTCGCGATGATCGGCGAGGCGGACCTCGACGCCGTCATCGTCGCCTCGCCGACGACGAGCCATGCACCGCTCGCGCTCGCAGCGCTCGAGCGCGGGATCGCCGTCCTCGTGGAGAAACCCCTGGCCGGCACGGAGGACGAGGCGCGCCGCATCGTTGACGCGAGCCGGGCGTCCGGTGTCCCGGTGCAGGTCGGCCATGTGGAACGGTTCAACCCGGCCGTCCTCGAGCTCGGCCGGCTCCTCGCGGCCGGCTGGCTCTCGACGATCTATGCGATCTCGAGCCGTCGGGCGGGTCCGTTCCCGGCCCGGATCCGCGACGTGGGGGTGACCGTCGACCTCGCGACCCACGACGTGGACATCCTCAGCTGGATCGCCGGCGAGCGGCCGGTCCGCGTCTACGCCGAGACCGCCCAGCGGATCCATGCGACCCACGAGGACCTGCTCTTCGGGCTCCTCCACTTCCCGTCCGGAGTCGTCGGACATCTCGACGTGGACTGGCTCACCCCCGCGAAGCGGCGGCAGCTCACGGTCGTCGGCGAGGAGGGGATGTTCGAGCTCGACTATCTCACCCAGCGCCTGACGTTCACGAAGGCCGCCGGCCTCGAGCACCCGCACCTCATCGCCGGCTACGCACCGACGTTCGAGGGGGATGTCGCCGTCCTCCCGGTCAGCAATGCCGAACCGCTCGCCGCCGAGCTCGACGCGTTCCTGCGGGTCGTGCGCAACGGCGGCCGGCCCGTCGTGAACGGCGAGGACGGCCTGTGGGCCGTGACGATCGCCAACGCTCTCCTCGCCGCGGCAGCGCGGCGAAGTCCCATCGACCTGTCCGATCCCACCGCGAGGCTTCCCGTCAGATGACCATCACGACCCGCCCCTCCTCCAGCGGCCCGAGCCTCCTCGGCGGCTCGATCGAGCTCGCCGCGAACATCTGCCGTCACCCGACCGCGCGGCCCGTCGCGCCCTGGACGGGCGAACCGGGCACGGTCGGCACCGTCGCGGTCGTGGGAGCCGGCAAGATGGGTCTGCCGCTGTGCGCCCAGTACGCCGGCCACGGCTGGTCTGTCATCGCCGTGGACGTCCAGCAGGCGGTCGTCGATGCGATCAACGCGGGGGTCAGCCATGTCGCCGAGGAGCCGGGGCTCGCCGACCTCGTGCGATCCGCCCACGAGGCGGGCCGACTCCGCGCCACGACGGACGGCACGGCGGCCACGCGAGAGGCGGACGTCGTCGTCCTCATCGTTCCGGTCATGCTCGACGACGAGCAGCAGCCGGACTACCGGTACATGGACGCGGCCGTGGCCTCGATCGCGCCGGGCGTCCACGAGGGCTCGACGGTCATCTTCGAGACGACGCTTCCTGTCCGCGACACCCGCGACCGGTTCACGCCGCGCCTCGCGGCGGCCTCCGGCCTCGTGGCGGGTGCGTCGTTCTTCGTCGCGTTCAGCCCGGAGCGCCTGTACAGCGGGGCGGCGCTCCGCAACCTCGCCACCTACCCCAAGCTCGTCGGCGGCATCGGCGACGCATCCGGAGATCGGGCCACCGCGTTCTATGCGTCGGTCCTCGACGCCGAGGTCGTCCGCATGAGCACGGCCGAAGCGGCCGAGTTCAGCAAGCTCGCCGACACGACCTACCGCGATGTCAACATCGCGCTCGCCAACGAGTTCGCCCGGTACGCCGACCGTGTCGGCGTCGACATCCAGGAGGTCATCGCGGCGGCGAACAGCCAGCCGTACAGCCATATCCACCAGCCCGGGCTCGGCGTCGGCGGCCATTGCATCCCCGTCTATCCGCACTTCCTCCTGTCGCGAGCGCCCGAGATGGAGCTCGTCGCGGTCTCGCGACGCGTGAACGACAGCCAGGTGGGCCTCGCGATCCGGTCCATCCAGAAGGCGCTCGGCGGACTCGAGGGTGTGCCGGTCCTCGTCCTCGGCCTCACCTACCGGGAGGGTGTCCGCGAGCTCGCCTACTCGCGGGCGCTCCCGCTCATGGAGCGACTCGCCTTCCACGGCGCCCGCGTCTCGGCCTTCGATCCGCTCCTCTCGGCGGAGGAGGTCGAGCGGCTGTCGGTGACCCCGTACCGCTGGGGTGACGGCGGGCCGTTCCGGGCGATCGTCACCCAGACCGCGGACGTGCTCTTCGGCTCGCTCGCCTGGGACCGCTTCCCGGAGCTCGCGATCCTCTACGACGGGCGGAACAGTCTGCGGGGGATCGATCTCCCGACGGGCGTCGCGTATCACGGCGTCGGCGTCCAGACCCCGGACCGCGGCAGGTCGCGGGTCGGCGCACGCTGATCCCGGCGCCGGACCGGATGGACGATCCATCGCCGCGCCTGCGGATCGTCACCGTCGTCGGGACCCGCCCCCAGCTCATCAAGGCGGCGGCCCTCCAGCCGGTCCTCCGCGAACGCCACGATGAGGTGTTCGTCGACACCGGCCAGCACTGGGACGATGCCCTCGCGGGCGACTTCTTCACGGAGCTCGGTCTCGCTCGGCCGGATCACGCGCTCGGCGTCGGCGGCGGCGGTCGGGCGGAGCAGATCGGTCGGATGCTCGTGGCCCTCGAGCCGATCCTCGCCGCCGAGCGACCGGACGCCGTCGTCGTCCTCGGCGACACGAACTCGACGGTCGCCGGGGCGCTCGCGGCCGCGGCGGCCGGGATCCCCCTCGCCCACGTGGAGGCCGGCCTGCGAAGCTTCGATCGCACCATGCCGGAGGAGACGAACCGGATCGTCGCCGATCATCTCGCGACGTGGTGCCTCGCGCCGACACCGGCCGCGGTCGCCAACCTCGCCGCCGAGGGGATCGTCGCCGGGGTGACCCTCGTCGGCGACCTCATGCGGGAACTCGCTGCGCGGACGAGCGCCGAAGTCCGGGACGCGGCGGTCCTGGATGCCATCGGATCGCGGCTCGGCCTCGAACCCCGCGCCCTCGACCCTGGCACGTACGTCTTCGCCACGATCCATCGGGCCGAGAACCGTCGAGCCGGCGCACTCTCCGCGTGGGCGGCGATCCTCGGCGACGCCGGACGGGATCGAACGGTGGTCCTCGCCCTGCACCCGGGCACCCGGGCGGCACTCGAGACGGCGGGCGTCGCCCTGCCACCGACCGTCCACGTCGTCGAACCGCTCGGCTATCGCACGACACTCGCCCTCCAGCTGCACGCGGCGGCGGTCATGACGGACTCCGGTGGGATCCAGCGCGAGGCCGCCTGGCTCGGCGTCCCGTGCCTGATCCTCCGCGAGACGACGGAATGGGTGGAGGCGGTCGCGGCATCCGAGGGACGGATGGTGCTCGTGGGGCTCGACCGGGAGCGGGCCGCGGCCGAACTCGGCCGGGTGGCTCCGGCGACGGCGAGCCCGGCGCGGGCACGGGCACGGGCGGCGACGATCGATCTGCGATCCGCGGGCGTGGCGGAGGCGATCGTGGCCAGGCTGGAAACGGCCCGCGGCTCGTGACCGATCGATCGGCCGACCCGCAGCGACTCGTCCTCGTCCTGCCGACGAGCGGGGCGTTCGACTCGCGGACCTACCGCATCGCGAGCACCGTCGCCGGTCGGGGCCATACGGTCACGGTCCTCGCCCGCGCCGGAGCCGGACTGCCGAGCGAGGAGACCGACCCGAGCGGCTATCGGATCGTCCGGGTGGCCGTCGACCCGGTGGATGCGCTCCCATTCCCAAGCTTCTGGCGGGCGCTCCGGCGACGAGTCCACCAGCGGTCAGCCGCCACCTCCGGCGCCGCGGCAGCGGACCGGGTGTCCGGCGCGGGGCCCGCGCTTCGTCGCGGATCGGACCTCGTCGGTCGCGGATCGGACCTCGTCGGTCGCGGGCGCGCGGCGGTCGGGTCGACGATCCGGATCGCCGCGATCGTCCTCACCGTGCGGGCCCAGGTCCGGGCGAGTCGGACGGTGGACCCGGGAGCCGAGCTCTACCACGGCATGGCCTACATGGGGATCCCTGTCGCGCTGTCGCTCGGACGCCGGAGCGGCGGGAGGGTCGTCTACGACGCTCGCGACATCTATGTCTCGGCCGGCAACCTCGCCCGCCTCCCAGGGCCGCTCCGCTGGCTCGTCGGGCGACTCGAACGCGGATGGGCCCGCCGAGCGGATCGGGCCGTGACGGTGAACGAGGCGTACGCTGACGTCATGACCCGGGCGTGGGGCGAGCGGCCGCTCGTCGTCATGAACTGCGCGTATCGGTTCGACCCCCCGGACCCGCCGATCCGCCGCTTCCATGAGCGCCTCGGACTGGCGCCGGAGACGCGGATCGTGCTCTACCAGGGTGGCTTCTCGCCGGACCGCGGCATCGAGCAGCTCATCGCTGCGATCCCGGACGTTCCGCATGCGGTCCTCGTGCTCATGGGTTACGGCGGGCTCCAGGCGGCGATCGAACGGGCAGCTGCCGATCCGGCCATGGATGGCCGTGTCCGGGTGCTCCCGCCGGTTCCGCCCGGGGATCTGGTCGCCTGGGTCGCGGCGGCGCACGTCGTCGCGATGCCCATCCAGTCGTCGACGCTGAACCATCGTCTCACCACACCGAACAAGCTCTTCGAGGCGCTGGCGGCCGGGGTCCCGGTGCTCGCGAGCGATCTGCCCGGCATGGCTCCGATCGTCCTCGGTACGGGGGCTGGTCTCGTCGTGGATCCGGCCGATCCGGCGGCGATGGCGGCCGGGCTCCGGCGGATCCTCGAACCGGACGTGCGAACGACGATGGCTCGCCAGGCGCTCGCGGTCGCCCATGCCCGCTACAACTGGGAGTCGCAGGCCGCGATCCTGCTCGGGGAGTACGGGCGGCTGACCGGACGGCCCTGGTGATCGGCCGCGTTCGCGACGGTCGGCGGACCGGTCGCTCATGACTCCGCCGCGGGCCGTGCTCCTCGTCGCGAACGCAGCCGATCCGTATTCGCGCGGGCTCCGCGTCGCCCGGAGCCTCGCTGCGGCCGGGTACGACGTGGAGATCGCGGCGGTCGCGGATGCCGACCATCCGCGATCCGGGACGGACGGCGCGGTGCGGATCGAACGCTACGCACCCTCCGGCGGTTGGGCGCGGTATGCCCGCGATCGCCGGCAGCAGGCGGGCGGAAGCAGAGTGCTCGACCGGATCCGCCGGATCCCCGATCTCGCGGTGCGGGCGCTCGCCTGGCCCGCCCACGTCCGGGGCTGGTGGCGCACCCTGCGGCAGACGCTCCCGCCGGCCGATCTCTACCACGCCTTCGGCATCCTCACCGTGCCGGTGGCGATCGCGCTGGCCCGGGACGCCCGACGACACGGGCGAGCGGGACGGGTGGTGTACGACGTGATCGACGTGATCCTCGAGTCGAACAATGTGGAGCGGATACCGCGTCCGCTGCTCCTCGCCGACCGCATCCGCGAGCGTCGCTGGGCCGCCGCCGCGGACGCCGTCGTCACCGTCAACGAGGAGATCGCGGACCACCTCGTCCGGACGTGGCGGCTCGGGGCGCGGCCGACCGTCCTGCTCAACTGTCAGCCGCGATGGGTGCCGGCGGATCCGGAGCCGGATCTCATCAGGGCGGCGACCGGGATCCCGGTCGAGCGGCGGATCGTCCTGTTCCTTGGCCGTCTCGGTCGCGATCGCGGTCTCGACGAGGCCGCCGAGGCGGTGCTGCGCCTCCACGACGCGGCGCTCGTCATGGTCGGATTCGGGCCGTGGACCGATCGGCTTCGCGCTCGCGACTCGGACCCCCGGTTCGTCGGACGCCACTTCACCCTGCCGCCCGTCCATCCGGATGACGTCCCGCTCTGGAGCGCCTCCGCCGATGCCTCGATCATCGCCGTCCCCGGCCGCTCGCTGAACCAGCGCCTCTCCACGCCGAACAAGTTCTGGGAGAGCCTCACGGCGGGCACGCCGGTCGTCGTGGGACGCGATCTCGCCGTCATGCGCCGGATCGTCGAGACCGAGGGGCTCGGATCCGTCGCCGACCCGTCCGATCCGGCGGACCTTGCGCGCGCCCTCGGCGAGGTGCTCGACGGTGCGCCCGCCGAGGTCGCGGCGATGCGGGAGCGATGTCTCGCCATCACCCGCGACGTGTACAACTGGGAGTCCGCGGTCCAGTCGTACCTCGAGCTCGTCCGGACCCTGGTGCCGTCCCGATGAGCCGGGTCGTCATGTTCGTCTTCAACGACTGTCGGAACGACGCCCGCGTCCTCCGCGAGGCCGCGAGTCTCGTTGCCGCCGGCCACACCGTCACGATCATGGCCCGGCCTCGCGACCCCGTCGCCGTCGTCGGCGATCGAGAGGTCCGCGGCGGGTTCGAGATCGTCCGGGTGGCGGTCCCCCATCGGTGGCGATTCTTCTGGACGTGGGCCCGCTATCCGTGGCGGATGCGGCGCTGGT from Chloroflexota bacterium encodes:
- a CDS encoding DegT/DnrJ/EryC1/StrS family aminotransferase — its product is MIPPARPDVGPEEAAAVAEVLSSGMIAMGRRVAELEERWAAYVGVKHAIAVSNGTIAEMCIFAGLGLGPGDEVITVGHTFNATVSSILYTGATPVFVDIEPDTYLIDASRIEAAITPRTRAICPVHLFGLVADMDMIMAIADRHGIAVVEDACQAHGATFRGRRSGSWGHGAFSLYATKNMTTGEGGFVTTNDDRLADWIRLYRNQGMRERYHHEILGYNFRLTDIGAAIGLVQFGKLERNTAKRQALAARYDTAFADLPIQLPITPDGRTHIYHQYTIGVGPARDVVVADLAAAGVGVGIYYPIPVHRQPYVLELGIQADLPVTDRIAAGCLSVPMYPGLTEDEERTVIAAVRAAVERHVGPARTNAVAGESRERAGTLAR
- a CDS encoding Gfo/Idh/MocA family oxidoreductase, with product MTASGAWRPAGERELRLGLAGIGSMGRNHLRVVSARTDVRLTAIADPATDALAAAAAQTGAQPFAEPLAMIGEADLDAVIVASPTTSHAPLALAALERGIAVLVEKPLAGTEDEARRIVDASRASGVPVQVGHVERFNPAVLELGRLLAAGWLSTIYAISSRRAGPFPARIRDVGVTVDLATHDVDILSWIAGERPVRVYAETAQRIHATHEDLLFGLLHFPSGVVGHLDVDWLTPAKRRQLTVVGEEGMFELDYLTQRLTFTKAAGLEHPHLIAGYAPTFEGDVAVLPVSNAEPLAAELDAFLRVVRNGGRPVVNGEDGLWAVTIANALLAAAARRSPIDLSDPTARLPVR
- a CDS encoding nucleotide sugar dehydrogenase — encoded protein: MTITTRPSSSGPSLLGGSIELAANICRHPTARPVAPWTGEPGTVGTVAVVGAGKMGLPLCAQYAGHGWSVIAVDVQQAVVDAINAGVSHVAEEPGLADLVRSAHEAGRLRATTDGTAATREADVVVLIVPVMLDDEQQPDYRYMDAAVASIAPGVHEGSTVIFETTLPVRDTRDRFTPRLAAASGLVAGASFFVAFSPERLYSGAALRNLATYPKLVGGIGDASGDRATAFYASVLDAEVVRMSTAEAAEFSKLADTTYRDVNIALANEFARYADRVGVDIQEVIAAANSQPYSHIHQPGLGVGGHCIPVYPHFLLSRAPEMELVAVSRRVNDSQVGLAIRSIQKALGGLEGVPVLVLGLTYREGVRELAYSRALPLMERLAFHGARVSAFDPLLSAEEVERLSVTPYRWGDGGPFRAIVTQTADVLFGSLAWDRFPELAILYDGRNSLRGIDLPTGVAYHGVGVQTPDRGRSRVGAR
- the wecB gene encoding UDP-N-acetylglucosamine 2-epimerase (non-hydrolyzing), which produces MDDPSPRLRIVTVVGTRPQLIKAAALQPVLRERHDEVFVDTGQHWDDALAGDFFTELGLARPDHALGVGGGGRAEQIGRMLVALEPILAAERPDAVVVLGDTNSTVAGALAAAAAGIPLAHVEAGLRSFDRTMPEETNRIVADHLATWCLAPTPAAVANLAAEGIVAGVTLVGDLMRELAARTSAEVRDAAVLDAIGSRLGLEPRALDPGTYVFATIHRAENRRAGALSAWAAILGDAGRDRTVVLALHPGTRAALETAGVALPPTVHVVEPLGYRTTLALQLHAAAVMTDSGGIQREAAWLGVPCLILRETTEWVEAVAASEGRMVLVGLDRERAAAELGRVAPATASPARARARAATIDLRSAGVAEAIVARLETARGS
- a CDS encoding glycosyltransferase, with the protein product MTDRSADPQRLVLVLPTSGAFDSRTYRIASTVAGRGHTVTVLARAGAGLPSEETDPSGYRIVRVAVDPVDALPFPSFWRALRRRVHQRSAATSGAAAADRVSGAGPALRRGSDLVGRGSDLVGRGRAAVGSTIRIAAIVLTVRAQVRASRTVDPGAELYHGMAYMGIPVALSLGRRSGGRVVYDARDIYVSAGNLARLPGPLRWLVGRLERGWARRADRAVTVNEAYADVMTRAWGERPLVVMNCAYRFDPPDPPIRRFHERLGLAPETRIVLYQGGFSPDRGIEQLIAAIPDVPHAVLVLMGYGGLQAAIERAAADPAMDGRVRVLPPVPPGDLVAWVAAAHVVAMPIQSSTLNHRLTTPNKLFEALAAGVPVLASDLPGMAPIVLGTGAGLVVDPADPAAMAAGLRRILEPDVRTTMARQALAVAHARYNWESQAAILLGEYGRLTGRPW
- a CDS encoding glycosyltransferase, coding for MTPPRAVLLVANAADPYSRGLRVARSLAAAGYDVEIAAVADADHPRSGTDGAVRIERYAPSGGWARYARDRRQQAGGSRVLDRIRRIPDLAVRALAWPAHVRGWWRTLRQTLPPADLYHAFGILTVPVAIALARDARRHGRAGRVVYDVIDVILESNNVERIPRPLLLADRIRERRWAAAADAVVTVNEEIADHLVRTWRLGARPTVLLNCQPRWVPADPEPDLIRAATGIPVERRIVLFLGRLGRDRGLDEAAEAVLRLHDAALVMVGFGPWTDRLRARDSDPRFVGRHFTLPPVHPDDVPLWSASADASIIAVPGRSLNQRLSTPNKFWESLTAGTPVVVGRDLAVMRRIVETEGLGSVADPSDPADLARALGEVLDGAPAEVAAMRERCLAITRDVYNWESAVQSYLELVRTLVPSR